A window of the Yersinia rochesterensis genome harbors these coding sequences:
- the ilvD gene encoding dihydroxy-acid dehydratase, translating to MPKYRSHTTTHGRNMAGARALWRATGMTDDDFGKPIIAVVNSFTQFVPGHVHLRDLGKLVAEQIEASGGVAKEFNTIAVDDGIAMGHGGMLYSLPSRELIADSVEYMVNAHCADAMVCISNCDKITPGMLMASLRLNIPVIFVSGGPMEAGKTKLSDKIIKLDLVDAMIQGANPNVSDAVSDQIERSACPTCGSCSGMFTANSMNCLNEALGLALPGNGSLLATHADRKQLFLDAGKHIVALTKRYYEQDDESALPRNIANKAAFENAMTLDIAMGGSTNTVLHLLAAAQEGEIDFDISDIDRLSRKVPHLCKVAPSTQKYHMEDVHRAGGVVGILGELDRAGLLNREVKNVLGLDLPQTLEAYDVMLTKDEGVKQMYSAGPAGIRTTKAFSQDCRFPSLDTDRQEGCIRTREHAYSQDGGLAVLYGNLSENGSIVKTAGVDKDSLTFRGPAKVYESQDDAVAAILGGKVVAGDVVVIRYEGPKGGPGMQEMLYPTTYLKSMGLGKSCALLTDGRFSGGTSGLSIGHASPEAASGGLIALVQDGDIIDIDIPNRAMKLDVSDAELAARREAELARGDAAWTPKARERQVSYALRAYALLATSADKGAVRDKSKLGG from the coding sequence ATGCCTAAGTACCGTTCCCATACCACCACCCATGGCCGCAATATGGCCGGCGCCCGCGCACTGTGGCGCGCTACCGGTATGACCGATGATGACTTCGGCAAACCGATTATTGCAGTTGTTAACTCATTTACCCAGTTTGTACCGGGCCACGTTCATTTGCGCGACTTAGGCAAGCTGGTAGCGGAGCAAATTGAAGCGTCTGGCGGTGTGGCGAAAGAGTTCAACACTATTGCAGTGGATGATGGGATCGCGATGGGCCATGGCGGTATGCTGTATTCTCTGCCTTCACGTGAATTGATTGCTGACTCCGTAGAGTACATGGTTAACGCCCACTGCGCGGATGCCATGGTGTGTATCTCTAACTGCGACAAAATTACCCCAGGGATGCTGATGGCGTCTCTGCGGCTGAATATCCCGGTTATCTTTGTTTCTGGCGGCCCGATGGAAGCCGGTAAAACCAAATTATCCGACAAAATTATTAAGCTGGATCTGGTCGATGCCATGATTCAGGGCGCAAACCCGAATGTCAGCGATGCTGTCAGTGATCAAATTGAGCGCTCAGCTTGCCCGACTTGCGGCTCTTGTTCCGGGATGTTTACGGCTAACTCAATGAACTGTCTGAATGAGGCGCTGGGTCTGGCGCTGCCGGGTAACGGCTCATTGCTGGCAACTCATGCTGACCGTAAACAACTGTTCCTCGATGCCGGCAAGCACATTGTGGCGCTGACCAAACGTTATTATGAACAAGACGATGAGAGCGCCTTGCCGCGTAACATTGCTAACAAAGCGGCATTTGAAAACGCCATGACGCTGGATATTGCCATGGGCGGTTCCACCAATACCGTGCTGCATTTGCTGGCGGCAGCGCAGGAAGGCGAAATTGATTTCGATATCAGCGATATCGACCGTCTGTCCCGTAAGGTTCCGCATTTGTGCAAAGTGGCACCGAGCACCCAGAAATACCATATGGAAGATGTGCACCGTGCCGGTGGTGTGGTGGGGATTTTGGGTGAGTTGGACCGGGCTGGCTTGCTGAATCGCGAAGTGAAAAACGTGTTGGGTCTGGACTTGCCACAAACGCTGGAAGCCTATGACGTGATGCTGACCAAAGACGAAGGGGTCAAGCAGATGTACTCCGCAGGCCCGGCTGGCATCCGCACCACGAAAGCATTCTCACAGGATTGCCGCTTCCCATCACTGGATACTGACCGCCAAGAGGGCTGCATCCGCACCCGCGAGCATGCTTACAGCCAAGACGGCGGTTTAGCGGTGCTGTATGGAAATCTGTCGGAAAATGGCTCAATTGTTAAAACCGCTGGGGTAGATAAAGACAGCTTAACTTTCCGCGGCCCGGCCAAAGTCTATGAGAGTCAGGATGACGCGGTTGCCGCTATTCTGGGCGGAAAAGTAGTGGCGGGTGATGTGGTTGTTATCCGCTACGAAGGGCCGAAAGGTGGGCCGGGGATGCAGGAAATGTTGTATCCGACCACTTATCTGAAATCCATGGGATTAGGCAAAAGCTGTGCATTGCTGACTGATGGCCGTTTCTCCGGTGGCACCTCCGGTTTATCTATTGGTCATGCTTCGCCAGAGGCTGCCAGCGGTGGGTTGATTGCTTTGGTGCAAGATGGCGACATCATTGATATTGATATTCCAAACCGTGCTATGAAGCTGGATGTCAGTGATGCTGAGCTGGCTGCGCGCCGCGAAGCAGAATTGGCGCGCGGTGATGCTGCATGGACACCGAAAGCACGCGAACGTCAGGTTTCTTATGCGCTGCGCGCTTATGCTTTACTGGCGACCAGTGCCGACAAAGGTGCAGTGCGCGACAAAAGTAAGTTGGGAGGCTAA
- the ilvA gene encoding threonine ammonia-lyase, biosynthetic, whose product MAVSQPLSAAPDGAEYLRAILRAPVYEVAQVTPLQVMEKISSRLANTILVKREDRQPVHSFKLRGAYAMLAGLTAEQKACGVITASAGNHAQGVALSASKLGVKALIVMPVATADIKVDAVRGFGGEVLLFGANFDEAKGKAIELSQLQGYTFVPPFDHPAVIAGQGTLAMELLQQDAHLDRIFVPVGGGGLVAGVAVLIKQLMPQIKVIGVEAEDSACLRAALNAGKPVDLARVGLFAEGVAVKRIGEEPFRLCQEYLDEVITVDSDAICAAVKDIFEDVRAIAEPSGALALAGLKKYVQQHNIQGERLAHVLSGANVNFHGLRYVSERCELGEQREALLAVTIPEQKGSFLRFCELLGGRSVTEFNYRYADAENACIFVGVRLTRGHIEREEILSELRAKDYQVVDLSDDEMAKLHVRYMVGGRPSKPLRERLYSFEFPESPGALLKFLHTLGTHWNISLFHYRSHGTDFGRVLAGFELSDSEPQFEQHLTALGYDCHDETNNPAFKFFLAG is encoded by the coding sequence ATGGCGGTATCACAACCCTTATCTGCTGCCCCCGATGGGGCAGAATATCTGCGGGCGATATTGCGCGCGCCGGTGTATGAGGTGGCGCAAGTCACCCCGCTGCAAGTGATGGAAAAGATTTCTTCTCGCCTGGCTAATACCATTTTGGTGAAGCGCGAAGACCGACAGCCGGTACACAGCTTTAAACTGCGCGGTGCTTACGCGATGCTGGCCGGCCTGACAGCAGAACAAAAAGCCTGTGGTGTGATAACGGCTTCTGCCGGTAATCATGCGCAGGGCGTGGCGCTCTCGGCCAGCAAGCTGGGTGTCAAAGCATTGATCGTGATGCCAGTGGCAACTGCTGACATCAAAGTGGACGCGGTGCGCGGTTTTGGTGGTGAGGTGCTGCTGTTCGGTGCCAATTTCGACGAAGCCAAAGGTAAAGCTATTGAGCTATCCCAATTACAGGGCTATACCTTTGTCCCGCCATTCGACCACCCGGCGGTGATTGCCGGGCAGGGGACACTGGCGATGGAGTTGCTCCAGCAAGACGCCCATCTTGACCGGATCTTTGTTCCTGTTGGCGGCGGTGGGCTAGTGGCCGGTGTGGCAGTGCTTATTAAACAACTGATGCCGCAGATTAAAGTCATTGGTGTTGAAGCGGAAGATTCCGCCTGTTTACGGGCTGCGTTGAATGCCGGTAAGCCAGTGGATTTGGCGCGTGTTGGGTTATTTGCCGAGGGCGTGGCGGTTAAGCGCATTGGCGAAGAGCCTTTCCGCTTGTGCCAGGAATATCTCGACGAAGTGATCACCGTCGATAGCGACGCCATTTGTGCGGCAGTCAAAGACATATTTGAAGATGTACGCGCCATTGCCGAGCCGTCAGGCGCTTTGGCGCTGGCGGGCCTAAAAAAATATGTGCAGCAGCATAATATTCAAGGTGAGCGTCTGGCCCATGTGCTCTCCGGCGCTAACGTTAATTTCCACGGTCTGCGCTATGTCTCAGAACGCTGTGAGCTAGGTGAGCAACGCGAAGCTTTGCTGGCCGTGACTATTCCTGAGCAAAAAGGCAGTTTCCTGCGTTTCTGTGAGCTGTTGGGTGGCCGGTCGGTGACGGAATTTAACTATCGTTATGCTGATGCCGAAAACGCCTGCATTTTCGTCGGGGTGCGTTTGACCCGTGGTCATATCGAGCGGGAAGAGATTTTGTCCGAGTTACGGGCGAAAGATTATCAGGTAGTGGATTTGTCCGATGACGAAATGGCTAAATTGCACGTGCGTTATATGGTCGGGGGGCGTCCTTCCAAGCCATTGCGCGAGCGTTTGTATAGCTTTGAGTTCCCGGAATCCCCAGGCGCATTGTTGAAATTCCTGCATACCTTAGGGACGCATTGGAATATTTCTTTGTTCCATTATCGTAGTCACGGTACTGATTTTGGTCGGGTATTGGCAGGGTTTGAGTTGTCAGATTCTGAGCCACAATTTGAACAGCATCTGACGGCACTGGGCTATGATTGCCACGATGAAACCAATAATCCGGCGTTTAAATTCTTTTTAGCGGGTTAA
- the ilvY gene encoding HTH-type transcriptional activator IlvY, whose protein sequence is MDLRDLKLFLHLAESRHFGRTAKAMHVSPSTLSRQIQRLEETIGQPLFLRDNRTVQLTDAGTQLKAFAQQTLLQYQQLLHALGQHGPSLSGELRLFCSVTAAYSHLPPILDRFRARHPLVEIKLTTGDAADAVDKVQSNEADLGIAGRPEVLPTSVAFTQIGEIPLVLIAPALPCAVRELISVDQPDWANVPFILPEHGPSRKRIDLWFRRQRITNPLIYATVSGHEAIVSMVALGCGVALIPSVVVDNSPEPVRNRISLLDDISLVEPFELGVCVPKKRLNEPLIEAFWRLL, encoded by the coding sequence ATGGATTTACGCGACCTGAAATTATTTCTTCATTTGGCTGAAAGCCGCCATTTTGGCCGTACCGCCAAAGCAATGCATGTCAGTCCGTCCACCCTCTCGCGCCAGATTCAGCGCTTGGAAGAGACCATCGGTCAGCCGCTGTTTTTACGTGATAATCGCACCGTACAACTGACTGATGCCGGGACTCAGTTGAAAGCTTTTGCGCAACAAACCCTGCTGCAATATCAACAATTGCTCCATGCCTTGGGCCAACACGGGCCATCGCTAAGTGGCGAGCTGCGGTTATTTTGCTCGGTTACCGCCGCTTATAGCCATTTACCGCCGATTTTGGACCGCTTTCGCGCGCGCCATCCACTGGTTGAAATCAAACTCACCACCGGTGATGCGGCCGACGCAGTAGATAAAGTCCAATCGAATGAAGCCGATCTCGGCATTGCGGGCCGTCCTGAAGTGCTGCCCACCAGCGTGGCATTTACTCAGATTGGCGAGATACCGCTGGTGTTAATTGCCCCGGCACTCCCTTGTGCGGTGCGAGAGTTAATCTCTGTCGACCAGCCTGATTGGGCCAATGTTCCCTTTATTCTGCCGGAGCACGGCCCATCGCGAAAACGCATTGATTTGTGGTTCCGCCGCCAGCGCATTACTAACCCCCTGATTTACGCAACAGTTTCCGGTCATGAGGCTATTGTGTCGATGGTGGCCTTGGGTTGTGGCGTCGCGCTGATCCCGTCAGTGGTGGTAGACAATAGCCCAGAACCAGTGCGCAACCGTATTTCTCTGTTGGATGATATTTCGCTGGTAGAACCGTTTGAATTGGGGGTTTGCGTGCCCAAAAAACGGCTCAATGAGCCGTTGATTGAAGCATTTTGGAGATTACTGTAG
- the ilvC gene encoding ketol-acid reductoisomerase — protein sequence MANYFNTLNLRQQLAQLGKCRFMARDEFADEANYLKGKKVVIVGCGAQGLNQGLNMRDSGLDVAYALRKEAIAEKRASWRKATENGFKVGTYEELIPQADLVVNLTPDKQHSAVVQAVQPLMKDGAALGYSHGFNIVEVGEQVRKDITVVMVAPKCPGTEVREEYKRGFGVPTLIAVHPENDPKGEGMAIAKAWAAATGGHRAGVLESSFVAEVKSDLMGEQTILCGMLQAGSLLCFDKLVSEGTDAAYAEKLMQFGWETITEALKQGGITLMMDRLSNPAKLRAYALSEQLKEIMAPLFQKHMDDIISGAFSSGMMADWAEDDVKLLNWREETGKTAFENAPQFEGKISEQEYFDHGVLMIAMVKAGVELAFETMVDSGIIEESAYYESLHELPLIANTIARKRLYEMNVVISDTAEYGNYLFANAAVPLLKGKFMDSLQAGDLGKSVAGTAVDNAQLRDVNEAIRNHPIEAVGHKLRGYMTDMKRIAVAG from the coding sequence ATGGCTAACTATTTCAACACATTGAACCTGCGTCAGCAGTTGGCGCAATTAGGTAAGTGTCGCTTTATGGCACGTGACGAATTCGCCGATGAAGCAAATTACCTGAAAGGCAAAAAAGTGGTGATTGTCGGCTGTGGCGCACAAGGTTTGAACCAAGGTTTGAACATGCGCGATTCAGGTTTGGATGTGGCTTATGCCCTGCGTAAAGAAGCTATTGCTGAAAAGCGCGCCTCATGGCGTAAAGCGACTGAAAACGGCTTCAAAGTCGGCACTTACGAAGAGTTGATCCCACAGGCAGATTTAGTGGTTAACTTGACGCCAGACAAACAACATTCCGCCGTAGTTCAAGCCGTTCAGCCGTTGATGAAAGATGGCGCTGCGCTGGGATACTCCCACGGTTTCAACATTGTTGAAGTGGGCGAGCAAGTGCGTAAAGACATTACAGTAGTGATGGTAGCGCCGAAATGCCCAGGTACTGAAGTTCGTGAAGAATACAAACGTGGTTTTGGTGTGCCGACATTGATCGCGGTTCACCCAGAAAATGACCCTAAAGGCGAAGGCATGGCGATTGCCAAAGCTTGGGCAGCGGCTACTGGCGGCCATCGTGCTGGCGTGCTGGAATCCTCTTTTGTTGCAGAAGTTAAATCTGACCTGATGGGTGAGCAAACTATCCTGTGTGGTATGTTGCAGGCCGGTTCACTGTTGTGCTTCGACAAGCTGGTTTCTGAGGGCACTGATGCAGCTTATGCTGAAAAACTGATGCAGTTCGGCTGGGAAACTATCACCGAAGCGCTGAAACAAGGCGGGATTACGCTGATGATGGACCGCTTGTCCAACCCAGCTAAATTGCGTGCTTATGCGCTGTCTGAGCAATTGAAAGAGATTATGGCTCCATTATTCCAGAAGCATATGGACGACATTATTTCCGGTGCGTTCTCTAGCGGCATGATGGCAGACTGGGCAGAAGACGACGTTAAATTACTGAACTGGCGTGAAGAGACCGGCAAAACAGCCTTTGAGAATGCGCCACAGTTTGAAGGCAAAATCTCTGAGCAAGAATATTTCGACCACGGCGTATTGATGATTGCCATGGTGAAAGCCGGTGTTGAATTGGCATTCGAAACTATGGTTGATTCTGGCATTATCGAAGAATCTGCTTATTACGAATCTCTGCATGAATTACCGCTGATTGCGAACACCATTGCTCGTAAGCGCTTATATGAAATGAACGTGGTTATTTCTGATACCGCAGAATACGGTAACTATTTATTTGCCAATGCGGCTGTTCCGTTGCTGAAAGGCAAGTTTATGGATTCTCTGCAAGCCGGTGATTTGGGCAAAAGTGTTGCCGGGACTGCAGTAGATAATGCGCAACTGCGTGATGTAAATGAAGCTATTCGCAACCACCCAATTGAAGCGGTTGGTCATAAACTGCGTGGCTATATGACCGATATGAAACGTATTGCTGTTGCAGGCTAA